The proteins below are encoded in one region of Fibrella aestuarina BUZ 2:
- a CDS encoding serine/threonine-protein kinase, with the protein MTPHIDTFADFKRRYPIRPADPATWLGSGSYGRVVKVEDQVETEWVAIKISEFKGEDSQSLRAEVELAQRIPRHTNIARYDRCYRFETDASVSDFAVMKYYRDGNLANLLKHQKLTATEVYDLTKGILLGLQHLHRQRIVHRDFKPANILISRDNQGRLVPKIADFGLSKLVNGEAALDQSDFDLSDGRGTPSYKAPEQIEGGRVSYNLDLWAFGVVLYEMLVGEKPFGADRPADSEQRARRTVEQKIMAARLPAKVEQVAEPYRTIIKRCLVRDLYQRVRRADELLALLDGVANEQPSESVPVPGNVPERAPDEPTDLFKEEQTDLFGQTEPTDLRTELAVEPTEHIADTAAIPPRANVPEAKPTQRQGRRNTWRMALPAALLLAGLGIYLYVARNRSLATPNQKATNGSNLVDTRSGGANEPIALLTTMASASTAASSPNTVVDQLLQQARTAFYREQYPQAVLLADKGLHEAPQRQELIRLKSLALERLAARPTATAPARPTPATAATANSQAPALDSHETLLAAQQAQRNYDQLIERGTSAITNGNRKAEAITAFSEARALADKYKLNTERGHERYMFYMEKGDRIFDRDEREGALLWYQVAQSIENTAELKARIKKCSQLQ; encoded by the coding sequence ATGACTCCACACATCGATACGTTCGCCGACTTCAAACGCCGATACCCCATTCGGCCCGCCGACCCGGCCACCTGGCTGGGTAGCGGCTCATATGGGCGAGTCGTTAAAGTCGAGGATCAGGTCGAGACCGAGTGGGTCGCTATTAAAATCAGTGAATTCAAAGGCGAAGACAGCCAATCCCTGCGGGCGGAGGTTGAACTGGCCCAACGCATCCCCCGGCACACCAACATTGCCCGTTACGATCGTTGCTACCGCTTCGAAACCGATGCCAGCGTAAGCGATTTCGCGGTGATGAAGTATTACCGCGATGGCAATCTGGCCAATCTACTGAAGCATCAGAAGCTGACTGCCACTGAGGTGTATGACCTCACGAAAGGCATCTTGCTGGGGCTGCAACACCTGCACCGTCAGCGCATCGTACACCGTGATTTCAAGCCCGCCAACATCCTCATCTCCCGCGATAACCAGGGGCGGCTGGTGCCTAAAATTGCGGATTTTGGCCTTAGCAAGCTGGTCAATGGGGAGGCCGCGCTCGATCAGTCTGATTTTGACCTCAGCGATGGTCGCGGTACCCCGTCTTACAAAGCACCCGAGCAAATCGAAGGCGGCCGGGTGAGTTACAACCTCGATCTGTGGGCGTTCGGCGTGGTGCTCTACGAAATGCTGGTGGGCGAGAAACCCTTCGGTGCCGATCGCCCCGCCGACAGTGAGCAACGGGCGCGCCGTACCGTCGAGCAGAAGATCATGGCCGCGCGCCTGCCGGCCAAGGTGGAGCAGGTAGCTGAACCATACCGCACCATCATCAAACGGTGCCTGGTGCGCGATCTCTACCAGCGGGTCCGTCGGGCTGATGAACTGCTGGCGTTGCTCGATGGCGTGGCCAACGAACAGCCGAGCGAGTCGGTACCAGTGCCGGGCAACGTACCTGAGCGCGCGCCAGACGAGCCGACCGACCTGTTTAAGGAGGAGCAAACCGATCTGTTCGGCCAGACCGAACCGACTGACCTTCGCACGGAGCTGGCCGTTGAGCCAACCGAACACATCGCAGACACTGCTGCTATCCCCCCGCGGGCGAACGTACCTGAAGCGAAACCAACCCAGCGCCAGGGTCGGCGGAACACGTGGCGAATGGCATTGCCGGCGGCGTTGCTGCTGGCTGGGCTTGGTATCTATTTGTACGTAGCCCGCAATCGCAGTCTGGCTACGCCTAATCAGAAAGCGACCAACGGCTCTAATCTGGTCGATACTCGGTCGGGCGGCGCCAACGAGCCGATTGCCCTGCTGACAACGATGGCCTCGGCCAGCACGGCCGCCTCATCGCCAAACACGGTGGTCGATCAGTTGTTGCAACAGGCCCGTACGGCTTTTTACCGCGAGCAGTACCCGCAGGCCGTGCTATTGGCCGATAAAGGCTTGCACGAGGCGCCACAGCGGCAGGAACTGATTCGGCTGAAATCGCTGGCTCTGGAACGTCTCGCCGCCAGGCCAACGGCAACTGCTCCGGCCAGGCCAACGCCCGCTACGGCGGCTACAGCCAACAGCCAGGCACCTGCACTGGATAGCCATGAAACCCTGCTGGCCGCGCAACAGGCGCAGCGCAACTACGACCAGCTCATCGAGCGCGGTACCAGCGCCATCACCAACGGAAACCGGAAAGCCGAAGCGATCACGGCCTTTTCAGAAGCACGCGCGCTGGCCGATAAGTACAAGCTAAACACCGAGCGCGGTCACGAACGATATATGTTTTACATGGAAAAAGGCGACCGGATTTTTGACCGCGACGAACGGGAGGGCGCCCTTTTATGGTATCAGGTGGCGCAATCCATTGAGAACACAGCGGAACTAAAAGCCAGGATCAAAAAATGCTCTCAGTTGCAGTAA
- a CDS encoding FHA domain-containing protein, with translation MTYSTRPTDSIEAAIEALSQLPRYSIGRTVGNTIVVPNARVSSQHATLIRCSDQLYVLEDLASKHGTFVNDTRITRKLVGPDDTLRFADSPFSLADLLQQVPTPGPVQVGRSTLVPQTSPSWSAGAATYPADHDALDFRAAFAELKAVFDQYPKLRRDCRNRDKMIRTGSVIVSSVVGVSAVLASGGALAGFGLLQVLSGAGLSMLIPTLCSTLLSTDEKLELIDKTYRERYRCPNPTCRDPFGMREWEQLAQQKSCRRCKAIWAD, from the coding sequence ATGACGTACTCAACCAGACCCACAGACTCTATTGAAGCGGCCATCGAGGCGCTGAGCCAATTGCCGCGCTATTCGATCGGCCGCACCGTTGGGAACACCATCGTGGTGCCCAACGCCCGCGTTAGCAGTCAGCACGCTACGCTGATCCGTTGCTCCGACCAACTCTATGTGCTGGAAGATCTGGCCAGCAAACATGGCACCTTCGTCAACGACACGCGCATTACCCGCAAACTGGTTGGGCCGGACGATACCCTCCGCTTTGCCGACAGTCCTTTTTCCCTGGCTGACCTGCTGCAACAAGTGCCGACGCCGGGTCCGGTACAGGTGGGCCGCTCTACGCTGGTGCCCCAAACGTCGCCATCGTGGTCGGCCGGGGCGGCAACGTACCCAGCCGACCACGATGCGCTTGACTTTCGGGCGGCGTTTGCTGAACTGAAAGCTGTTTTTGACCAATACCCCAAACTGCGGCGCGACTGCCGAAACCGCGATAAAATGATCCGCACGGGCAGCGTCATTGTCTCGTCGGTGGTGGGTGTGAGTGCCGTGCTGGCCTCGGGTGGGGCGTTGGCGGGCTTCGGGTTGTTGCAGGTGCTATCGGGTGCCGGGTTAAGCATGCTCATTCCGACACTCTGCTCTACGTTGCTTTCGACCGACGAAAAGCTCGAACTGATCGACAAGACGTATCGTGAGCGTTACCGCTGCCCCAACCCAACCTGCCGCGATCCGTTTGGTATGCGCGAATGGGAACAGCTGGCTCAACAGAAAAGCTGTCGTCGTTGCAAGGCCATCTGGGCCGACTAA
- a CDS encoding DUF3500 domain-containing protein, with product MTITFPVKPLLLASLLVGFVGFDACKQDTTTTVAPTSATVSALNCGSATFSTTAVSGAAYTGTVTVPYTGGNGIAYTAGTAIASTGVTGLNATLQAGTLTSSSGNLTYSVSGTPSGAGTATFALTFGGQTCNLPLTVSSPSSGTTSGTASSTITAVMAVTTSANTSCASATGLAKIICLTEAFKATLSSTQLAATQLSYSKANAQKWSNLPASLSSRIGINLGALNATQLAAARDLLVALLALGGTNESYDEMLGNLVADDYLATAGGGSGYGAGNYYLSILGTPSATGLWSILFTGHHYTQPYTFNAGQLTGVTPAFRGVEPASVVTSGTRSYQPFEQERLAFAAMLTALSSTEQTTAKLSTTFSDLVLGPGKDAQFPATRVGLQVGTLSADKQALVLNAIKLYVNDLEPATAATILTKYTSELANTYIAYSGTTGVATQNDYVRIDGPNVWIEFSYQGGVIIRNTPHPHSVWRDRTGDYGGN from the coding sequence GACGATCACCTTCCCTGTGAAACCGCTGCTGCTGGCCAGCCTGCTGGTTGGCTTTGTTGGCTTTGACGCCTGCAAGCAGGACACCACCACGACCGTTGCGCCTACCTCGGCTACTGTTTCGGCCCTGAACTGCGGGTCTGCTACGTTCTCAACCACCGCCGTCAGCGGCGCGGCCTATACGGGCACTGTCACCGTGCCGTACACGGGTGGAAACGGTATTGCCTATACGGCGGGCACCGCCATTGCTTCGACGGGCGTGACGGGGCTCAATGCCACGCTTCAGGCAGGTACGTTAACGAGCAGCAGCGGCAACCTGACGTACAGTGTCAGCGGTACGCCGTCGGGGGCGGGAACGGCTACGTTTGCGCTCACCTTCGGCGGACAGACCTGTAACCTGCCCCTGACGGTCAGTTCTCCCAGTTCGGGTACTACGTCGGGCACGGCATCGTCTACTATTACGGCGGTGATGGCGGTAACGACGAGCGCCAACACCAGTTGCGCCAGTGCGACCGGCCTGGCCAAAATTATCTGCCTGACGGAGGCGTTCAAAGCGACCTTGAGCAGCACGCAGTTGGCCGCCACGCAGCTTAGCTACAGCAAAGCCAACGCCCAAAAATGGTCGAATCTGCCCGCCTCACTGTCGAGCCGCATTGGTATTAACCTGGGAGCGTTAAACGCTACTCAGCTAGCGGCTGCCCGCGATTTGCTGGTGGCGCTACTGGCATTGGGAGGAACCAATGAAAGCTACGACGAAATGCTGGGCAACCTGGTGGCCGACGATTACCTGGCGACTGCTGGTGGTGGCTCAGGCTACGGAGCGGGTAATTATTACCTGTCAATTCTGGGAACGCCCAGCGCCACGGGCCTGTGGTCAATCCTGTTTACGGGGCACCATTACACCCAGCCCTACACCTTCAATGCAGGGCAGCTAACCGGCGTCACGCCCGCTTTCCGGGGGGTAGAACCCGCCTCTGTCGTGACGTCGGGTACCCGCAGTTACCAGCCGTTCGAACAGGAGCGGTTGGCCTTTGCGGCGATGCTGACAGCGCTGAGCAGCACAGAGCAAACCACCGCCAAGCTGTCAACGACGTTTTCAGACCTGGTGCTGGGGCCGGGGAAAGACGCGCAGTTTCCGGCCACGAGAGTGGGCCTTCAGGTGGGTACGTTGAGCGCCGACAAACAGGCCTTGGTGCTAAACGCCATCAAACTGTACGTCAACGATCTGGAACCGGCCACGGCGGCGACTATCCTGACGAAATATACCTCGGAGCTGGCCAATACCTACATCGCTTATTCGGGTACGACCGGCGTGGCGACCCAAAATGATTACGTGCGAATTGACGGACCTAATGTCTGGATTGAATTCTCGTATCAGGGGGGCGTGATCATCCGCAACACGCCGCACCCGCACTCGGTCTGGCGCGACCGCACGGGCGATTACGGCGGTAATTAG
- a CDS encoding FHA domain-containing protein: MTLSKISLMNCQHCGRKIMLRPADLERGFIVCSHLNCGATNQLTPTTEYDPQLAIDLPEHGHLTYLNDPTVVLRLKLGLNVLGTSDSCSARVARYLHRGRCYISRRHCSITVAFDQWTGTLRYQLQDGAADPAAGPTTHKPSLNGTLLNGQLLRPAEMIDVNDGGLISLGGADSFQLSHAKIDPILRETYRIDSDFNADLTQ, translated from the coding sequence ATGACTCTGAGTAAGATCAGCCTGATGAATTGCCAGCACTGTGGTCGAAAGATCATGCTGCGTCCGGCCGATCTGGAACGGGGCTTCATCGTTTGTTCGCACCTGAACTGCGGTGCTACCAACCAACTCACACCAACGACCGAATACGACCCCCAACTGGCCATTGATCTGCCCGAACACGGCCACCTGACGTACCTGAACGACCCGACGGTAGTGCTTCGGCTGAAGTTGGGCCTCAACGTGCTGGGTACCAGCGACTCATGCAGCGCCCGCGTGGCACGGTACCTGCACCGGGGACGTTGCTACATCAGTCGGCGCCATTGTTCAATTACCGTCGCTTTTGACCAGTGGACCGGTACGTTGCGGTACCAGCTTCAGGATGGAGCTGCCGACCCGGCGGCTGGACCGACTACGCATAAGCCCAGCCTGAACGGCACCCTGCTCAATGGACAGCTGTTGCGGCCGGCTGAGATGATCGACGTGAATGATGGCGGCCTGATTTCACTCGGCGGGGCCGATTCATTCCAACTATCACACGCCAAAATTGATCCTATCCTTCGCGAAACGTACCGAATCGATTCTGACTTTAACGCCGACCTGACGCAGTGA
- a CDS encoding caspase family protein: MKKPNHIHAWLLGLGLCLGLQSVWAQGQTYAVVVGIADYKALTYQTGDLRYADQDARRVAAFLASRGGGQVAPARLRLLTNQQATGAGIRSAMKLFTQAKPTDRIVLYFSGHGLTDSFVPYDVRPDDPASLLTYADIKAAFRASAAGVKLCIADACLSGNLTRPVQPTAQSAKATRMTASGTNVAMLLASRSTQMAVEDKQLLAGTFTYFLLKGLQGEANSDRDNVLTIKELHDYVVPRVRKLSKGKQSPVFYGRFSDTLPLAYF, translated from the coding sequence ATGAAAAAGCCTAACCACATACACGCGTGGCTGCTTGGCCTTGGCCTATGCCTGGGGTTGCAATCGGTATGGGCGCAGGGCCAGACGTACGCCGTCGTTGTGGGTATCGCCGACTACAAAGCCCTGACGTACCAGACTGGCGATCTTCGCTACGCCGATCAGGATGCCCGGCGGGTCGCGGCGTTTCTGGCCAGTCGGGGAGGGGGGCAGGTAGCACCGGCCCGGTTGCGGCTGCTGACCAACCAACAGGCAACGGGGGCCGGCATCCGGTCGGCAATGAAACTGTTTACCCAGGCCAAACCAACGGACCGGATTGTCCTGTATTTCTCGGGGCATGGTCTGACCGATAGCTTTGTGCCCTACGACGTGCGCCCCGACGACCCCGCGTCGCTGTTGACCTACGCCGACATCAAGGCGGCCTTTCGGGCGTCGGCTGCCGGCGTAAAGCTATGCATCGCCGACGCCTGCCTGTCGGGCAACCTGACGCGGCCCGTCCAGCCCACAGCGCAGTCGGCAAAAGCGACGCGAATGACCGCGTCTGGCACGAATGTAGCGATGCTGCTTGCCAGCCGATCTACCCAAATGGCCGTCGAGGATAAGCAGTTGCTGGCGGGTACATTTACATACTTTTTATTGAAAGGATTACAGGGGGAAGCGAATAGTGATAGGGATAATGTACTGACTATTAAGGAGTTACACGATTACGTAGTGCCCCGCGTTAGAAAGTTATCCAAAGGGAAGCAATCGCCGGTTTTTTATGGACGGTTTTCCGATACATTGCCATTAGCGTATTTTTGA
- a CDS encoding PP2C family protein-serine/threonine phosphatase — MNYTLQPPCGFSMIGGRPTNQDALWPPVGQANSATRLFVLCDGMGGADRGEVASRLLTEAVAHYVAAWNNPVLDSVHLQSAIDMAYEAYAFFMNQHPTINRMGATLAILQLHERGASLAHMGDSRVYWLRNGQVLFRTMDHKRVNELVETGVLTAQQARNHPWRNRLSRAVLMHRDPAGLHRSAAQPDLLLIDDLQPGDYFFLCTDGVLEHLDDETIAAILATDDTDPVKLDTLLAACNQRTQDNYSAYLVRLETVESDVVSLTKPTPVANEKA; from the coding sequence GTGAACTACACGCTCCAGCCTCCCTGCGGGTTTTCGATGATCGGCGGCCGCCCGACGAATCAGGATGCGCTATGGCCGCCGGTGGGTCAGGCCAACTCCGCCACTCGTCTGTTTGTCCTATGCGATGGCATGGGCGGCGCTGATCGGGGCGAGGTAGCGAGCCGGTTGCTGACCGAAGCGGTAGCGCATTACGTTGCGGCCTGGAACAACCCGGTTCTAGACAGCGTACACCTGCAATCGGCCATTGATATGGCCTACGAGGCGTATGCCTTTTTCATGAATCAGCATCCAACTATCAACCGAATGGGGGCCACACTGGCAATCCTCCAGTTGCACGAGCGCGGGGCATCGCTGGCGCACATGGGCGATAGTCGCGTCTACTGGCTGCGCAACGGGCAGGTTCTCTTTCGGACCATGGATCATAAACGCGTCAACGAATTGGTCGAAACCGGCGTGCTGACAGCCCAACAGGCCCGGAACCACCCGTGGCGCAATCGCCTGAGCCGCGCCGTGCTCATGCACCGCGACCCGGCGGGCCTGCATCGGTCGGCGGCGCAGCCAGACCTGCTGCTGATCGACGACCTACAGCCGGGCGATTACTTCTTTCTGTGCACGGATGGCGTATTGGAGCACCTCGACGATGAAACCATAGCCGCTATCCTGGCAACCGACGATACCGACCCTGTAAAGCTGGATACGCTGCTGGCAGCCTGTAACCAACGTACCCAAGATAACTATTCGGCCTATCTGGTTCGGCTCGAAACCGTCGAATCTGACGTGGTGTCACTCACAAAACCTACACCGGTAGCCAATGAAAAAGCCTAA
- a CDS encoding HupE/UreJ family protein, whose protein sequence is MVPWVLGLLGQSVTAHPMPNSVVLLNVHADRIRAELQIPLSELQPAFGRAVNDSASQLIDALSPQLRAYLVRHIRPQSPNGRFWTVTVGTLSMQETQNPINGTYRELIAQVQMVPPPGADVRQFSFQYDAVLHQVVTHKILVSVRQDWERGQVAEQEPAQVGVIELDIVNNRILPLPVKLEGGSVWTGFRSMIALGVDHIADGTDHLLFLLVLLLPAPLLRAENRWGRFGGIRYSLTRLLWIVTAFTVGHSITLLLGALGWVRLPSQPIEVLIAVSILVSALHAFRPLFPGRETWVAAGFGLVHGLAFATTLTDLSLDAGRMVLSILGFNLGIELMQLIVIALTIPWLMLLSQTPVYGWVRRGGALLAAVAATAWLVERITQHPNGVTRLVERVVIYAPYGLAVLAGMALLLTYQTRQQRQRA, encoded by the coding sequence ATGGTTCCTTGGGTATTGGGTCTGCTGGGTCAATCGGTTACGGCCCATCCCATGCCCAATTCGGTGGTGCTGCTCAATGTGCACGCTGACCGCATCCGCGCGGAGCTACAGATTCCATTGAGCGAACTGCAACCGGCGTTTGGACGAGCTGTGAACGATTCGGCCAGTCAACTGATCGACGCACTGAGCCCTCAACTGCGGGCGTACCTGGTTCGCCACATCCGGCCCCAAAGCCCCAACGGGCGCTTCTGGACCGTAACGGTGGGTACGTTGTCGATGCAGGAGACGCAGAACCCCATCAACGGCACCTACCGCGAACTGATTGCACAGGTGCAGATGGTGCCCCCACCCGGTGCCGACGTGCGGCAATTCAGTTTTCAGTACGATGCCGTGCTGCATCAGGTCGTCACGCATAAAATTCTAGTATCGGTGCGGCAAGATTGGGAGCGGGGGCAAGTGGCGGAGCAGGAACCCGCTCAGGTGGGCGTTATCGAACTGGATATCGTCAACAATCGCATTTTGCCGCTACCCGTCAAGCTGGAGGGCGGTAGCGTCTGGACAGGCTTCCGAAGTATGATCGCGCTGGGTGTTGACCACATTGCCGATGGGACCGATCACCTGCTGTTTCTGCTGGTGTTGCTGCTCCCCGCGCCGCTTCTGCGGGCCGAAAACCGCTGGGGACGCTTTGGGGGTATACGTTACAGCCTCACCCGGCTGCTCTGGATCGTGACCGCCTTCACGGTGGGGCATTCCATCACGCTGCTACTAGGGGCGTTGGGGTGGGTACGGTTACCGTCGCAGCCCATCGAAGTGCTCATCGCCGTGTCGATTCTGGTTTCGGCCCTGCACGCCTTTCGCCCGCTCTTTCCAGGCCGAGAAACCTGGGTAGCGGCGGGTTTCGGTCTGGTGCACGGGTTAGCTTTCGCCACGACACTCACCGATCTTTCGCTCGATGCCGGGCGTATGGTATTGAGTATCTTGGGCTTTAACCTGGGTATCGAACTGATGCAACTGATCGTAATCGCGCTGACGATCCCGTGGTTGATGCTGCTGAGCCAAACGCCAGTCTATGGCTGGGTACGTCGTGGCGGCGCGTTGTTGGCCGCGGTGGCCGCAACCGCCTGGCTGGTGGAGCGCATCACGCAGCACCCAAACGGCGTGACTAGGCTGGTTGAACGGGTGGTGATCTACGCACCGTATGGACTGGCTGTCTTGGCCGGTATGGCTCTATTGCTGACCTATCAGACTCGGCAGCAAAGGCAGCGAGCCTAG
- a CDS encoding DUF3500 domain-containing protein, producing the protein MAALTKAGSGLFIVTALALGCKSTESSTVTPGASSAITAALATTSSTNTSCASSTGVAKVVCLTEAFKATLSSSQLSTVQLSYSKANAQKWSNLPASLSGRIGIRLDALSDTQLAAFRNLMVAVLAVSNPEEGYDEMLGNLVADDYLGSIGGGSGYGAGNFYLSILGTPSATGLWSILFTGHHYTQPYTFNAGQLTGVTPAFRAVEPSTAVSANSRTYQPIEQERQAFAALLTALSSSEQATAKLSTTFSDVVLGPGKDGQFPSAKVGVRVGTLSTDKQALVLNAIKLYVNDLEPATAATVLAKYTAELANTYIAFTGNTNVTAQNDYIRIDGPSVWIEFSYQGGVIVRNAPHPHSVWRDRTGDYGGN; encoded by the coding sequence ATGGCAGCATTAACCAAGGCCGGCAGTGGCCTGTTCATTGTAACGGCGCTGGCGCTGGGGTGTAAATCAACAGAGAGTTCAACGGTTACGCCCGGGGCTTCGTCGGCCATCACGGCGGCGCTGGCTACCACCAGCAGTACAAACACCAGCTGCGCTTCGTCGACTGGTGTGGCGAAAGTGGTCTGTTTGACCGAGGCGTTCAAAGCGACCTTGAGCAGTAGCCAGCTGTCGACCGTGCAGCTCAGCTACAGTAAAGCTAATGCCCAGAAATGGTCGAACCTCCCTGCCTCGTTATCCGGCCGGATTGGTATCCGACTCGATGCGCTCAGCGATACGCAATTGGCTGCTTTTCGCAATCTGATGGTGGCTGTGCTGGCGGTGAGCAACCCGGAAGAAGGGTACGACGAGATGCTGGGTAACCTGGTGGCCGACGATTACCTCGGTAGTATTGGCGGGGGCTCCGGCTACGGGGCGGGCAATTTCTACCTGTCAATTCTGGGAACGCCCAGTGCCACGGGCCTGTGGTCTATCTTGTTTACAGGGCACCATTACACCCAACCCTACACCTTCAATGCAGGGCAGCTAACCGGCGTCACGCCCGCCTTCCGGGCGGTAGAACCGTCGACGGCAGTGTCGGCCAACAGCCGCACGTATCAGCCCATCGAGCAGGAACGACAGGCCTTTGCGGCCTTATTAACAGCTCTGAGCAGTAGCGAGCAGGCTACGGCCAAGCTGTCGACGACGTTCTCCGATGTGGTGCTGGGACCGGGCAAAGATGGACAATTCCCATCCGCGAAAGTCGGCGTGCGCGTGGGTACGTTGAGTACCGACAAACAGGCGCTGGTACTGAACGCCATCAAACTGTACGTCAACGACCTGGAACCGGCCACGGCGGCGACGGTGCTGGCCAAATACACCGCTGAACTGGCTAACACGTATATCGCTTTCACGGGCAACACGAACGTAACGGCCCAAAACGATTACATTCGGATCGACGGTCCGAGTGTCTGGATCGAGTTTTCGTACCAGGGGGGCGTGATCGTTCGTAACGCTCCGCACCCGCACTCGGTCTGGCGTGACCGCACGGGCGATTACGGCGGTAATTAA